The proteins below are encoded in one region of Eisenibacter elegans DSM 3317:
- a CDS encoding rhomboid family intramembrane serine protease, whose product MNNQLTPVVRTLLILNVGVFALQILLSFDFVKLLGLRYFFAETFAPYQYLSYMFVHGSLMHIFGNMFGLFIFGPLLEHVLGSRRFLMLYFITGIGAGFINSGIAHIEYNRQAEIIQVYQRNPSPEAFVQYMTQFEPHLYRHSTTIVSFANEFTDKPKDPYYIAESQTFIQKTFEERQNIPMVGASGAVFGILVAFAMIFPNLEMMLLFLPVPIKAKYFVLFYVLLELYLGFEYAASSNVAHFAHVGGALVGFILIKIWQIPRKY is encoded by the coding sequence ATGAACAACCAACTAACCCCTGTTGTACGTACCCTGTTGATATTGAATGTAGGTGTGTTTGCCCTGCAAATACTCCTCTCGTTTGATTTTGTAAAGCTTCTCGGTCTTCGCTATTTTTTTGCAGAAACATTTGCCCCTTATCAGTACCTATCTTATATGTTTGTACACGGGAGCTTGATGCACATCTTTGGCAATATGTTTGGGCTGTTCATCTTTGGCCCCCTGCTCGAACATGTGCTGGGCTCTCGCCGATTTCTGATGCTCTATTTCATCACTGGTATAGGCGCAGGCTTCATCAATTCAGGTATTGCCCACATAGAGTATAATAGGCAGGCAGAAATTATACAGGTATATCAGCGGAACCCTAGCCCAGAGGCTTTCGTACAATACATGACACAGTTCGAACCACATCTTTATCGCCACTCTACAACAATAGTTAGCTTTGCCAATGAGTTTACGGACAAGCCAAAAGACCCATACTACATTGCAGAGAGCCAGACTTTTATACAAAAAACATTCGAAGAGCGGCAAAATATCCCCATGGTGGGTGCTTCAGGAGCTGTATTTGGAATATTGGTTGCTTTTGCAATGATTTTCCCAAATTTGGAAATGATGTTACTCTTTTTACCAGTACCTATCAAAGCAAAGTACTTTGTACTTTTTTATGTGCTTCTAGAGTTGTATCTTGGGTTTGAATATGCGGCCTCAAGCAATGTAGCACATTTTGCACACGTAGGTGGGGCTTTGGTTGGCTTTATTCTAATAAAAATTTGGCAGATACCCCGAAAATACTAG
- a CDS encoding rhomboid family intramembrane serine protease, with the protein MILDEFKNAFRRSDNTLIQLILINIVIWLGVNILNVTFTVFFNTQASTLFFYHLLHIPAHIPSLITRPWTLLTYAFMHDGIWHILFNMLFLYWFGRLIAEYLGHRRILALYILGALAGSLFYVALYNLLPIYHPYVAKSNMVGASAAVYAVVVGAATFMPNHVFHLFLLGPVRIVYIAIFYVIMSYLGLLGANAGGNIAHLGGALLGFVYIKQLRQGNDWGAPVYAVANFLVRIRGFHFGKKQNRGKVRVKQTVTVKTNNAKGAQQREGSHVPDQAEIDAILDKISVSGYESLSKEEKQKLFRASQR; encoded by the coding sequence ATGATACTCGATGAATTTAAAAACGCCTTCCGGCGCAGCGATAACACCCTTATCCAACTGATACTTATCAATATCGTGATTTGGCTCGGGGTAAATATACTTAACGTAACGTTTACAGTGTTCTTCAACACCCAGGCATCAACACTGTTTTTCTATCACTTATTACATATTCCTGCACATATTCCTTCGCTCATCACACGCCCTTGGACACTGTTGACTTATGCCTTTATGCACGATGGTATTTGGCATATCTTATTTAATATGCTGTTTCTATACTGGTTTGGCAGACTGATTGCTGAATACTTGGGGCATCGCAGAATTTTGGCGCTTTATATCTTGGGCGCATTGGCAGGAAGCCTTTTTTATGTTGCACTTTATAACCTATTACCCATCTACCATCCTTATGTAGCTAAGTCTAATATGGTAGGCGCATCAGCGGCGGTTTATGCAGTGGTAGTGGGAGCAGCTACTTTTATGCCCAATCACGTATTCCATCTTTTCTTGTTAGGGCCGGTTCGTATTGTTTATATCGCTATTTTTTATGTAATTATGTCATACCTTGGTTTGTTAGGGGCTAATGCAGGAGGGAACATAGCCCACCTTGGAGGCGCGCTTTTGGGGTTTGTATATATCAAACAACTGCGCCAAGGGAACGATTGGGGGGCACCTGTTTATGCAGTGGCTAATTTTTTGGTACGTATACGAGGTTTCCATTTTGGTAAAAAACAAAACAGAGGCAAGGTACGTGTCAAACAAACTGTAACTGTAAAAACCAACAACGCCAAAGGAGCTCAACAACGAGAAGGTAGCCATGTGCCCGACCAAGCCGAGATAGACGCTATTCTGGATAAGATTTCGGTGTCAGGTTATGAAAGCCTCAGCAAGGAAGAAAAACAGAAGCTCTTCCGCGCCAGCCAACGCTAA